The genomic stretch AAGCAGCGCTGGCCCTGTCAACCTTCACCACATCTTCAGACCAATGCTCATCTATCTGCTTTCCCACCTGCTCAAATAGCTCAGACCGGAGGCCCTGAAAAAGCACACCCGCCTTACCCTTCTCGCTTGAGTACAGTATCCTGTTTACCAGGGATGAAAACCTCTCTATATTCCTGCGGAGGTACCTGATCATCCTTAGTTCATCTTCATTGAGTTTGAAGTCGGTTGTCCTGCCCACAAGACTATAAAACCTGTCCATGGACTCTTTCACCTGCTTGCGTTTCTCCTTGACAGGGTCGGCAAGGTATGCCCATAGGTAATGTTCGAGCTGTTTTAACGAGGTCTTCAGGGAGACCAAAAAATTAATCTCTCTCGTTGCGTTTGTGAGTTGCTCTGTTTTTTTGTAAACATAACCATTAATAAAAAAGGAACTCGCGAGGACCAGAAAAAAGAGCAGGACGAGCAGGGCGGTGAAAATGTCGAATTTACTCTTGAGCTTCATAAGCCCGCCCGCCTTCTGGCAAGTTCAAAGAGACCATAGATCTTAAGATCTACAAGGGTTTCCTTGTCCTGCAGCCCGGTAAGCCTTTCGTGAAACCCATTAAACGGAAGCTTAAGCACCTCTATGTCTTCTACTTTGTCAAGCTGTTGCCCCCCCTTTAAAAAACAGTCTGTTGCAACAAAAACCGTCAATATTTCAGTTGAGGCCCCGGAAGAGAGAGGACCTTCGGCAACCGGTTCCAGCCTGCCTGAAGCATAACCGGTCTCCTCGTACAACTCGCGCAGGGCCACCTCCTCGAGGGACTCCTCCATGTCATTCAGCCCGGCCGGGAATTCAACGACGAACCTGTTAACAGGAGGCCTGAATTGCCTTATAAGAACAACCTCTCCTTCCCTGGTAAAGGGAACAATCGCCACAATACCCTTTACCCCTATCCGCTGAAAGGCCTCCCATTCTATGATATCTCCCTTCCTGCTCCTGTAACGGATCATGAGACTCCGCAGATACCTTCCCTCCCAGCAAACCTCTCTTTCAAGCACAACCGGACCAATCATCTATAAAAAGCGCCTCCTTAAGTCAAGCTCTCCGACCAGAGGTCGGAGCTTGCCAATGTAAAGAAATCCTGATTAATTACATTCCTTGCCGAAAGCCCCGACCAGAGGTCGGGGCTTTCGGCAAGATGCATTGTAATTTATCATAACATGTCTTACTTGATGCACTCGTAAAAAGTCCTGATTGTCACCCTGAACTTGTTTCAGGGTCTCATAACTTCTTGATTTATATAGATTTCCCGAACTTGATTCGGGATTCAGAATGACAGAATAGGGTATTTCCGGTTTTTTACGAGACTGTCAACAATAGAGCCGTCATTCCCGCGGTCTGTTGGGCGGGAATCCAGTCTTTTCAGTAACTTCCGGATACCCGACTACAGACTTCGGGTATGACAAAAATATAAAACAGCAGTTTATACACAGACTCTATTTAGAGTCTGTGTATAAAGTCAACAATAGAGCCGTCATTCCCGCGGTCTGTTGGGCGGGAATCCAGTCTTTTCAGTAACTTCCGGATACCCGACTACAGACTTCGGGTATGACAAAAATATAA from bacterium BMS3Abin08 encodes the following:
- the nudF gene encoding ADP-ribose pyrophosphatase, whose product is MIGPVVLEREVCWEGRYLRSLMIRYRSRKGDIIEWEAFQRIGVKGIVAIVPFTREGEVVLIRQFRPPVNRFVVEFPAGLNDMEESLEEVALRELYEETGYASGRLEPVAEGPLSSGASTEILTVFVATDCFLKGGQQLDKVEDIEVLKLPFNGFHERLTGLQDKETLVDLKIYGLFELARRRAGL